Proteins encoded in a region of the Sugiyamaella lignohabitans strain CBS 10342 chromosome B, complete sequence genome:
- the PIB1 gene encoding phosphatidylinositol-3-phosphate-binding ubiquitin-protein ligase (RING-type ubiquitin ligase of the endosomal and vacuolar membranes; binds phosphatidylinositol(3)-phosphate; contains a FYVE finger domain; GO_component: GO:0005768 - endosome [Evidence IEA]; GO_component: GO:0010008 - endosome membrane [Evidence IEA]; GO_component: GO:0000329 - fungal-type vacuole membrane [Evidence IDA] [PMID 11526110]; GO_component: GO:0005770 - late endosome [Evidence IDA] [PMID 11526110]; GO_component: GO:0016020 - membrane [Evidence IEA]; GO_component: GO:0005774 - vacuolar membrane [Evidence IEA]; GO_component: GO:0005773 - vacuole [Evidence IEA]; GO_function: GO:0016874 - ligase activity [Evidence IEA]; GO_function: GO:0046872 - metal ion binding [Evidence IEA,IEA]; GO_function: GO:0032266 - phosphatidylinositol-3-phosphate binding [Evidence IDA] [PMID 9702203]; GO_function: GO:0004842 - ubiquitin-protein transferase activity [Evidence IDA] [PMID 11526110]; GO_function: GO:0008270 - zinc ion binding [Evidence IEA]; GO_process: GO:0016567 - protein ubiquitination [Evidence IEA]; GO_process: GO:0016567 - protein ubiquitination [Evidence IDA] [PMID 11526110]): MAATYVVSPPSQIFLESPHVPHRTCDECMEELEMIRAALRARPSSSGSSRSRRRSSAFRVQDNNSSNTPDQHRRRSNALSGTELPHRTGTSSSSSQQSPKGYDDSLIQTISIDYNVDDENACPICGRSLAKCSEEEKESHIADCVRKAEFSGEHQRRSNRMLIYQIPKEMANSPSPADEAGTIFGTSPSSTSSNHGECVICFEDFVPGDTVGRLECLCIYHEKCILDWFKRKGAGSCPVHAVHT, encoded by the coding sequence ATGGCGGCAACATATGTCGTGAGTCCACCAAGTCAAATCTTTTTGGAAAGCCCTCATGTACCGCATCGTACTTGCGATGAATGTATGGAAGAGCTGGAAATGATTAGAGCAGCTCTACGGGCCCGACCGTCGTCAAGTGGTTCCTCACGTTCTAGAAGACGGTCAAGTGCTTTTAGAGTACAAGACAACAATTCTAGTAACACTCCTGATCAGCacagacgaagaagcaacGCATTATCTGGTACAGAACTTCCACATCGCACTGGCACTAGCTCTTCATCCTCTCAACAATCCCCGAAGGGCTATGACGATTCTTTGATTCAAACAATATCTATTGATTATAACgtggatgatgaaaatgcaTGCCCCATCTGTGGTCGCAGCCTGGCCAAGTGTTCTgaggaagagaaggaaTCACATATCGCAGATTGTGTGCGTAAAGCCGAGTTCTCAGGTGAGCATCAAAGGCGTAGTAATCGGATGCTGATCTATCAGATTCCTAAGGAAATGGCAAATAGCCCATCGCCTGCTGATGAAGCGGGCACTATATTTGGTACCAGtccttcttcaacttctaGTAACCATGGTGAATGTGTGATCTGTTTCGAAGACTTCGTTCCAGGTGATACCGTTGGAAGACTGGAATGTCTTTGCATCTACCATGAAAAGTGCATATTAGACTGGTTTAAACGGAAAGGAGCAGGCTCATGTCCTGTCCACGCCGTTCATACATAA
- the PSA1 gene encoding mannose-1-phosphate guanylyltransferase (GDP-mannose pyrophosphorylase (mannose-1-phosphate guanyltransferase); synthesizes GDP-mannose from GTP and mannose-1-phosphate in cell wall biosynthesis; required for normal cell wall structure; GO_component: GO:0005737 - cytoplasm [Evidence IEA,IEA]; GO_component: GO:0005737 - cytoplasm [Evidence IDA] [PMID 11914276]; GO_component: GO:0005737 - cytoplasm [Evidence IDA] [PMID 14562095]; GO_function: GO:0005525 - GTP binding [Evidence IEA]; GO_function: GO:0004475 - mannose-1-phosphate guanylyltransferase activity [Evidence IEA]; GO_function: GO:0004475 - mannose-1-phosphate guanylyltransferase activity [Evidence IDA,IMP] [PMID 9195935]; GO_function: GO:0000166 - nucleotide binding [Evidence IEA]; GO_function: GO:0016779 - nucleotidyltransferase activity [Evidence IEA]; GO_function: GO:0016740 - transferase activity [Evidence IEA,IEA]; GO_process: GO:0009298 - GDP-mannose biosynthetic process [Evidence IEA]; GO_process: GO:0009298 - GDP-mannose biosynthetic process [Evidence IDA,IMP] [PMID 9195935]; GO_process: GO:0009058 - biosynthetic process [Evidence IEA]; GO_process: GO:0007049 - cell cycle [Evidence IEA]; GO_process: GO:0000032 - cell wall mannoprotein biosynthetic process [Evidence IMP] [PMID 11055399]; GO_process: GO:0006486 - protein glycosylation [Evidence IMP] [PMID 9195935]) — protein MKGLILVGGYGTRLRPLTLTIPKPLVEFGNKPMILHQVESLAAAGVKDIVLAVNYRPEVMVATLKQYEEKYGVNITFSVETEPLGTAGPLKLAEDILTKDNSPFFVLNSDIICDYPFAELAKFHKAHGGEGTIVATKVEEPSKYGVIVHKSGSSQIDRFVEKPVEFVGNRINAGIYILNPSVIDLIDLRPTSIEKETFPQLSAKGTLHSFDLEGYWMDVGQPKDFLSGTCLYLTSLAKKNSELLSASDKPYVHGGNVLVDPTADISPDAKIGPNVVIGPNVTVGAGARLSRCVVLSNSVIKPHAHVKNSIIGWNSKVGKWARVENVSVLGDDVEVKDEIYVNGGRILPHKTIAGNIEKPEIIM, from the coding sequence ATGAAAGGATTAATTCTTGTTGGTGGTTACGGAACCCGTCTTAGACCTCTTACTCTTACCATTCCCAAACCCCTTGTGGAGTTCGGTAACAAGCCTATGATTCTTCACCAAGTTGAatctttggctgctgctggcgtTAAGGATATTGTCCTTGCTGTCAATTACAGACCCGAGGTCATGGTGGCTACTTTAAAGCAATATGAGGAGAAGTATGGTGTTAACATCACTTTCTCCGTTGAGACTGAGCCTCTTGGAACTGCCGGTCCCCTCAAGCTTGCAGAAGACATTCTTACCAAAGATAACTCACCCTTCTTTGTTCTCAACTCGGATATTATTTGCGATTATCCCTTCGCAGAATTAGCCAAGTTCCACAAGGCCCACGGTGGTGAGGGTACCATCGTTGCTACAAAGGTTGAAGAACCTTCTAAGTATGGTGTCATTGTTCATAAGAGTGGTTCTTCGCAAATCGACAGATTTGTTGAGAAGCCCGTTGAGTTTGTCGGTAACCGTATCAATGCTGGTATCTACATTTTGAACCCATCGGTCATTGATCTCATTGATCTCCGTCCTACCTCAATTGAGAAGGAGACTTTTCCCCAATTGTCTGCTAAGGGTACTTTGCACTCTTTTGATCTCGAAGGATATTGGATGGATGTTGGCCAACCTAAGGACTTTTTGTCGGGTACTTGCCTTTACTTGACCTCACTCGCTAAGAAAAACTCTGAATTATTATCAGCTTCTGACAAGCCTTACGTCCATGGAGGTAATGTCCTTGTCGACCCCACTGCTGACATTTCTCCTGATGCTAAAATTGGTCCTAATGTTGTTATTGGGCCAAATGTTACTGTGGGTGCTGGCGCTCGCTTATCGAGATGTGTTGTCTTGTCTAATTCTGTCATCAAGCCTCACGCTCATGTCAAGAACTCGATCATTGGATGGAACTCCAAGGTTGGAAAGTGGGCCCGTGTTGAGAATGTCAGTGTTTTGGGTGATGATGTCGAGGTCAAGGATGAGATTTATGTTAATGGTGGACGTATCTTGCCTCACAAGACTATTGCAGGAAACATTGAAAAGCCTGAAATTATTATGTAA
- a CDS encoding Usp (universal stress protein) family protein, implicated in meiotic chromosome segregation, producing the protein MSLESALEEDRLEFLRAYNEEWNKKHAKNGTKFDQSAIQSLTLGDKEVEKSGTGPKVTKVSTGSSLSSTGTDSISGTSESSSATPSQPLLAGSSDTATPFRPSHKHSVSLVLNDGDDDIEITGSPRASVDNEQSTRTSASGFTAESLFEPFDDEEDNFDGSTRRTSGDQSRQSGGKSIRAESPQSSKSGSKPTQKDVAMSILDPSRGRSRARSRTDPYDSDDAAIDGLFDITEYKRSIRGSSFTGPIVSNNFRFSSPGEHQRGQPAPVGSLAPDSNGNQGRHRSRSGRRSRSPISRLPMDTDDDYFDESDEESESDSNEEELGFSNEENNYEDIDSSETSDEESHTEPSDLIPADVIKNILDKEERPPGFKEGSALTGPVLSNSKRIRRTSEVDASLAPTNTMSLLAAIEAEQKAENRMGPGSIPSSSTSPNRSRHARGSSPGSVRMKSPNRQRELSPQQAEYAAYKRRIIHPNTAFDAAAVAAGNGGSFPELDIPYTSDHEEVRDAHRAAQLHIEISQIYSNTETRRMYRTMTRGNLQPLDEEDPSSNLAPLKSFIVATDLSPEATHALEWTIGTVLRDGNLLIIVCAFEEDGSGDWQAEESARLNAMDKITAVTVKLLKKTRLQVHVAIEVLHCKSARHALTDITDHVSPTLVILGSRGRSALKGVLLGSFSNYIVERSSVPVMVARRKLQKAKNKGLNVRLANNLRHGTLSTAKID; encoded by the coding sequence ATGTCTTTAGAATCAGCACTGGAAGAGGATAGGCTAGAGTTTTTGAGGGCTTACAATGAAGAGTGGAATAAAAAACATGCCAAAAATGGAACCAAATTCGACCAATCAGCAATTCAATCACTTACATTAGGAGACAAAGAAGTTGAGAAGTCTGGCACTGGACCGAAGGTCACAAAGGTATCAACAGGGTCTAGTTTATCGTCTACAGGGACTGACAGTATTTCTGGAACCTCTGAATCGTCGTCTGCCACACCTTCCCAACCTCTTTTAGCCGGATCTAGTGATACAGCTACGCCGTTTCGTCCTTCTCACAAACACTCAGTTTCTCTTGTTCTGAATGATGGCGATGACGATATTGAAATAACAGGATCTCCCAGAGCATCAGTTGACAATGAGCAGAGCACCCGCACTTCAGCAAGTGGTTTCACTGCAGAGAGTTTATTTGAAccttttgatgatgaagaagataattTTGACGGTTCTACTAGGCGGACATCAGGAGACCAGAGTAGACAGTCTGGTGGAAAGTCGATTCGAGCCGAGTCTCCCCAATCAAGCAAGAGCGGTTCCAAACCCACACAAAAAGACGTGGCAATGTCCATTCTTGACCCATCCCGTGGACGAAGTCGAGCTAGAAGTCGCACCGATCCTTACGACTctgatgatgctgctattgatgGCCTTTTCGATATCACTGAGTACAAGAGGTCTATAAGAGGTTCTTCTTTTACTGGACCAATAGTATCGAATAATTTCCGTTTCTCGAGCCCAGGTGAACATCAGAGGGGCCAGCCAGCGCCTGTTGGTAGCCTTGCTCCGGATAGCAATGGAAATCAGGGAAGGCATAGGTCGAGATCTGGTAGAAGATCTAGGAGTCCAATATCCCGACTTCCGATGGATACCGACGACGATTACTTTGACGAAAGCGATGAAGAGTCCGAAAGTGATAgtaatgaagaagaattggGCTTCAGTaatgaagaaaacaatTATGAGGATATCGATAGCTCGGAAACTAGCGACGAAGAGTCACATACAGAACCTAGTGATCTAATACCGGCGGATGTTATAAAAAACATTTTGGATAAGGAAGAGAGACCTCCAGGTTTCAAGGAAGGGAGCGCTTTAACCGGGCCTGTCTTGAGCAATTCGAAACGAATTCGTCGTACATCTGAGGTCGATGCATCCCTAGCTCCAACCAACACAATGTCACTGCTGGCTGCAATCGAAGCCGAACAAAAAGCAGAGAATAGGATGGGTCCAGGATCTATCCCTAGCTCTAGTACGAGTCCAAATAGGAGTCGCCATGCTCGAGGGTCAAGCCCTGGCTCGGTTCGCATGAAGTCACCTAACCGGCAGAGGGAGTTATCACCACAACAAGCTGAATACGCAGCCTATAAGAGGCGGATTATACACCCCAATACAGCTTTCGACGCCGCCGCCGTTGCAGCGGGCAACGGTGGTTCCTTTCCTGAACTCGACATACCTTATACATCAGATCACGAAGAAGTACGGGATGCTCATAGAGCAGCTCAACTTCACATCGAGATCAGTCAGATATATTCGAATACAGAGACGAGGAGGATGTATCGTACCATGACTAGAGGAAACTTGCAACCacttgatgaagaagatccCAGTTCCAATTTGGCCCCATTGAAGTCATTTATTGTTGCTACAGATCTATCTCCTGAGGCTACACATGCTCTAGAGTGGACCATAGGTACTGTCCTTAGAGATGGTAACCTTCTGATTATTGTTTGTGCATTTGAAGAGGATGGCTCAGGTGACTGGCAAGCTGAGGAATCTGCTCGTCTTAATGCAATGGATAAGATTACTGCAGTGACCGTCAAGCTACTAAAGAAGACACGACTTCAAGTTCATGTTGCAATTGAGGTGTTACACTGTAAGAGTGCTAGGCATGCCTTGACTGATATTACTGATCATGTCAGTCCCACTTTAGTGATTCTGGGGTCGAGGGGTAGATCTGCTTTAAAAGGAGTTTTGCTGGGATCCTTTTCAAACTATATTGTGGAACGATCAAGTGTCCCTGTCATGGTTGCCAGACGGAAACTTCAGAAAGCTAAAAATAAAGGGCTCAACGTACGTCTTGCTAACAACTTACGACACGGCACTTTGTCTACTGCTAAAATTGATTAG
- the RRP3 gene encoding RNA-dependent ATPase RRP3 (Protein involved in rRNA processing; required for maturation of the 35S primary transcript of pre-rRNA and for cleavage leading to mature 18S rRNA; homologous to eIF-4a, which is a DEAD box RNA-dependent ATPase with helicase activity; GO_component: GO:0005730 - nucleolus [Evidence IC] [PMID 16449634]; GO_component: GO:0005634 - nucleus [Evidence IEA,IEA]; GO_function: GO:0005524 - ATP binding [Evidence IEA,IEA]; GO_function: GO:0004004 - ATP-dependent RNA helicase activity [Evidence IDA] [PMID 23153376]; GO_function: GO:0008026 - ATP-dependent helicase activity [Evidence IEA]; GO_function: GO:0003723 - RNA binding [Evidence IEA]; GO_function: GO:0008186 - RNA-dependent ATPase activity [Evidence IDA] [PMID 18975973]; GO_function: GO:0008186 - RNA-dependent ATPase activity [Evidence IDA] [PMID 23153376]; GO_function: GO:0004386 - helicase activity [Evidence IEA,IEA]; GO_function: GO:0016787 - hydrolase activity [Evidence IEA]; GO_function: GO:0003676 - nucleic acid binding [Evidence IEA]; GO_function: GO:0000166 - nucleotide binding [Evidence IEA]; GO_process: GO:0006200 - ATP catabolic process [Evidence IEA]; GO_process: GO:0000462 - maturation of SSU-rRNA from tricistronic rRNA transcript (SSU-rRNA, 5.8S rRNA, LSU-rRNA) [Evidence IMP] [PMID 16449634]; GO_process: GO:0006364 - rRNA processing [Evidence IEA]; GO_process: GO:0042254 - ribosome biogenesis [Evidence IEA]): MPLTQIDRSAKKFHKSKNPKNGKEYSKRDYQDGKELDDRLPVKKLRKESAETASQNKDDKINKEEEHGTEKMYDSNSEGDGNTKEEVEAPKTFEELGVIEIIREACEAMNFKKPTPIQTQAIPYALEGRDVMGFAATGSGKTAAFAIPVLQSLYQQPSPLFCCVLVPTRELAHQISEQFQALGSSMGVRCAVIIGGEDTMQQSLALSKKPHIIVATPGRLLDHLEKTKGFNLRSLKFLVLDEADRLLDMDFKEPITKILNVIPKERRTFLFSATPSKEVEQLQRASLSNPVRVSVSNRITTVETLLEYYVFLPLKHKDATLVYLLNEFAGKSVIVFVNTKDEGTRIPMVLDSLNFSAIPINGNMTQSARLGALNKFRAGAKNILVATNVAARGLDIPSVDVVINYSVPDNAAEYVHRVGRTARAGRSGKAITFAAQYDVMRYTTIEKEVHGDKKLPAYEIDKEAVMLLMSTIDEAQRQAKIRMSQIHQKAKEKGRGNFKRKRGDDRDIGHQ, from the coding sequence ATGCCCCTCACTCAAATTGATAGATCAGCGAAAAAGTTTCACAAGTCTAAGAATCCCAAAAATGGAAAGGAATATTCAAAACGAGACTATCAGGATGGCAAAGAACTAGACGATAGACTACCAGTTAAGAAACTTAGAAAGGAGAGCGCAGAGACAGCGTCCCAAAATAAAGATGACAAGATaaacaaagaagaagagcatgGAACAGAAAAGATGTATGATTCCAACTCAGAAGGTGATGGTAATACTAAGGAAGAAGTTGAGGCACCTAAAACCTTCGAAGAACTGGGCGTGATTGAAATAATTAGAGAGGCATGCGAAGCAATGAACTTCAAAAAGCCTACTCCTATTCAAACACAAGCAATTCCATATGCTTTAGAAGGAAGAGATGTTATGGGGTTTGCCGCGACTGGCAGCGGCAAAACTGCTGCATTTGCGATTCCTGTATTACAGTCTCTCTATCAGCAGCCGTCGCCTCTGTTTTGTTGCGTCCTGGTGCCCACACGTGAATTAGCCCATCAGATTTCTGAACAGTTTCAGGCTCTAGGTAGTTCTATGGGGGTAAGATGTGCAGTCATcattggtggtgaagaCACTATGCAACAAAGTTTGGCCCTTAGTAAGAAGCCTCATATTATCGTAGCCACCCCTGGTCGTTTGTTGGATCACTTGGAGAAGACAAAGGGCTTCAATCTCAGAAGTCTGaaatttcttgttcttgatgaAGCAGATCGTCTACTTGATATGGATTTTAAAGAGCCTATTACTAAAATTCTTAATGTCATCCCGAAGGAAAGAAGGACTTTCCTTTTTTCTGCTACACCCTCCAAAGAAGTCGAACAGTTACAACGTGCTTCGCTATCCAATCCAGTGAGAGTATCTGTGTCAAACAGGATAACTACTGTAGAGactcttcttgaatatTATGTCTTCTTGCCCTTAAAACATAAGGATGCGACATTGGTCTACTTGCTGAATGAGTTTGCTGGAAAATCagttattgtttttgtcaACACAAAAGACGAAGGTACCAGAATTCCTATGGTACTTGATTCTCTGAACTTCTCAGCCATCCCCATTAATGGTAACATGACACAGTCGGCTAGATTGGGAGCTCTCAACAAGTTTCGAGCTGGTgcaaaaaatattcttgTGGCCACTAATGTTGCAGCACGTGGTCTCGATATCCCTTCAGTCGATGTAGTAATTAACTATTCTGTTCCTGATAATGCTGCAGAGTATGTTCATCGTGTAGGACGTACCGCCCGTGCTGGTCGTTCGGGTAAGGCCATTACATTTGCTGCTCAATACGACGTTATGAGATACACCACAATTGAGAAGGAAGTTCATGGAGACAAAAAATTACCAGCATATGAGATTGACAAAGAAGCTGTAATGTTATTGATGAGCACTATTGACGAGGCTCAACGTCAAGCTAAGATCCGCATGAGCCAAATTCACCAGAAAGCCAAAGAGAAGGGCCGAGGTAACTTCAAGCGCAAGAGAGGCGATGATAGAGATATTGGACACCAGTAA
- the SSF2 gene encoding Ssf2p (Protein required for ribosomal large subunit maturation; functionally redundant with Ssf1p; member of the Brix family; SSF2 has a paralog, SSF1, that arose from the whole genome duplication; GO_component: GO:0005730 - nucleolus [Evidence IEA]; GO_component: GO:0005730 - nucleolus [Evidence ISS] [PMID 11864607]; GO_component: GO:0005730 - nucleolus [Evidence IDA] [PMID 12702244]; GO_component: GO:0005634 - nucleus [Evidence IEA]; GO_function: GO:0019843 - rRNA binding [Evidence IPI] [PMID 11864606]; GO_process: GO:0000747 - conjugation with cellular fusion [Evidence IGI] [PMID 7748491]; GO_process: GO:0000027 - ribosomal large subunit assembly [Evidence IMP] [PMID 11864606]; GO_process: GO:0000027 - ribosomal large subunit assembly [Evidence ISS] [PMID 11864607]; GO_process: GO:0042254 - ribosome biogenesis [Evidence IEA]) — MEPHTASKLRERKSNRLKDFVVMAGPLGVSHLMIFSQSINGNTSLRIARTPRGPTLNFRIKSYSLCKDIQKYTKNPRSTDLASTDYVNPPLLVMNGFSTEKTSDKDALMTSMLQNMFPPINVQETKIGSIKRVMMINKDPVTGHLDIRHYAIDTKLVDVSRPVKKLSTVKTHVRKRLPNMSKASDIADYLLDPSGGGYTSESEVEDDATVEVVKADDGTSKSENKSTDTSNGTENTQTQKRAVKLVEIGPRLRLELRKIEDGLCEGKTLYHSYVEKTPTEIARLEKRHNERQELKSNRRKEQEENVRRKQELKSTKGSRTKRALEKAKSLETENEDQSNADRVEDAMDVEDEQAPEDMDDYDLEIANAGGESSESDDE, encoded by the coding sequence ATGGAACCACACACCGCCTCCAAATTGAGAGAGCGCAAATCCAACCGTCTTAAAGATTTCGTTGTTATGGCCGGACCTTTAGGCGTTTCGCATTTGATGATTTTTTCTCAATCTATTAATGGAAATACTTCGCTTAGAATAGCTCGTACTCCCAGAGGGCCCACGTTAAATTTTAGAATCAAAAGTTACAGTCTGTGTAAAGATATTCAAAAGTACACAAAGAACCCTCGGTCAACAGACTTGGCTAGTACTGATTACGTAAATCCACCTCTACTAGTTATGAATGGATTTTCCACAGAAAAAACTTCTGATAAGGATGCATTAATGACCTCCATGCTTCAGAATATGTTTCCACCTATTAATGTTCAGGAAACCAAAATTGGCTCTATCAAACGTGTAATGATGATCAACAAGGATCCGGTTACGGGACATTTAGATATTCGTCATTATGCTATTGATACAAAACTTGTTGATGTTTCTCGTCCCGTTAAAAAGCTATCAACTGTTAAGACGCATGTACGAAAGAGACTACCTAATATGTCAAAGGCAAGCGACATTGctgattatttattagatccATCGGGAGGTGGCTATACAAGCGAATCGGAAGTTGAGGATGACGCTACAGTCGAGGTCGTTAAGGCTGATGACGGTACTTCAAAGTCTGAGAACAAGTCCACTGATACTAGCAATGGAACGGAAAATactcaaacacaaaaaagaGCTGTCAAGTTGGTTGAAATTGGCCCCAGATTGCGTCTTGAATTACGTAAAATTGAAGATGGTCTGTGCGAAGGCAAGACTCTTTATCACTCTTATGTCGAAAAGACTCCTACCGAGATTGCCAGACTCGAGAAAAGACATAATGAGAGACAAGAGCTCAAGAGCAACAGAAGGAAGGAGCAAGAGGAGAATGTTCGTCGAAAACAAGAGCTCAAGTCGACCAAAGGTTCGAGGACGAAGCGTGCTTTGGAAAAGGCTAAGTCACTCGAAACAGAGAATGAGGATCAAAGTAATGCTGATCGTGTGGAGGATGCCATGGATGTTGAGGATGAACAGGCTCCTGAAGACATGGACGACTATGATTTAGAGATTGCTAATGCAGGTGGCGAATCATCTGAGTCTGATGATGAGTAA